One window of Triplophysa rosa linkage group LG10, Trosa_1v2, whole genome shotgun sequence genomic DNA carries:
- the LOC130559827 gene encoding type-1 angiotensin II receptor B, whose product MSAVNTSAQNCTSYHDLAFPLVPYMDCPFNRKYAINLIPNVFYILSSLGIVGNLWSLWTCLRPSHPLSIGSIGVLNLALCDLVYLASMGPWAVYINSDYHWKMGRSLCIAVKILYFAGLTSSTMFICAISTDRFLAIVSPLKSRIIRTPRNIMLVSLLLWAIVGLLTYFRYLNILYLVRNDGLHVCGAVLISKFRTTEATYDLLSYYSIQVSVPLLIIIPSYVKIIGLMKQLRQQWGLGNMQCRDKTIWLIALFIANFLVCWVPGQLLYIVAFIIFYILDNCNNTCWVAWVVNLLSEVSQIVFSLNACLDPFIFYMQQRHAELLPKVLLTNCCKLLKLGEKQESVNVIQKHNGKQAK is encoded by the coding sequence ATGTCTGCGGTCAACACCAGTGCACAGAACTGCACTTCTTACCATGATCTCGCGTTTCCTTTGGTCCCATACATGGACTGTCCCTTCAATCGCAAGTATGCCATAAACCTCATACCAAATGTCTTTTACATACTGTCCTCCCTTGGAATAGTCGGTAATCTCTGGAGCCTGTGGACTTGCCTGCGACCATCCCATCCTTTGAGTATCGGATCCATTGGTGTCCTGAACCTAGCTCTGTGTGACCTGGTCTACCTGGCCTCTATGGGACCCTGGGCCGTCTACATCAACTCTGACTACCACTGGAAAATGGGCCGTTCACTGTGCATCGCAGTGAAAATCCTATACTTCGCCGGTTTGACGTCTAGCACCATGTTCATCTGTGCCATCAGCACTGACCGTTTCCTTGCCATTGTCTCTCCTCTGAAGTCCAGAATTATACGCACGCCGAGGAACATCATGCTGGTTTCGCTTCTGCTCTGGGCTATCGTCGGCCTACTCACCTATTTCAGATATCTCAACATTTTATACTTAGTGAGGAACGATGGCCTTCATGTGTGCGGAGCTGTGCTGATTTCTAAGTTCAGAACCACGGAAGCCACCTACGATCTTCTGTCCTACTACTCCATTCAGGTTTCTGTCCCTCTGCTTATCATCATTCCATCCTACGTGAAGATCATTGGCCTGATGAAGCAGTTACGTCAGCAGTGGGGTCTGGGAAACATGCAATGCCGGGATAAGACCATCTGGCTGATAGCCTTGTTCATTGCCAATTTCTTGGTGTGTTGGGTGCCGGGACAGCTGCTTTACATCGTCGCCTTTATCATTTTCTACATTTTGGATAACTGCAACAATACTTGCTGGGTTGCATGGGTGGTCAACCTGCTCTCCGAAGTCTCGCAAATAGTGTTTTCTCTGAATGCCTGTTTGGATCCCTTCATTTTCTACATGCAGCAGAGACATGCAGAGCTGCTTCCAAAAGTACTGTTGACAAACTGCTGTAAGTTATTAAAGCTGGGTGAAAAACAAGAGTCAGTCAATGTGATTCAAAAACACAATGGTAAACAAGCAAAATag
- the mgaa gene encoding LOW QUALITY PROTEIN: MAX dimerization protein MGA a (The sequence of the model RefSeq protein was modified relative to this genomic sequence to represent the inferred CDS: substituted 1 base at 1 genomic stop codon), which yields MCPDDFLSPMANTEKQGAMVLHEEGMTAPTLAPSPSSAPSLFVVLKQVHPGDVLKDKGSLLAISEANSIMKSAVSSAATGLHSTSSMSLSDATTHVENMPADARYKGITVTLDNNSMWNEFSRCQTEMILTKQGRRMFPYCRFRLSGMEPFQSYLLAMDIVPVDNHRYKWSGKGWETNGKADSHISRLFVHPESPATGLHWMQYPVSFYRLKLCNNTLDQEGHIILHSMHRYLPRLHIIPADKDSEDIRIDRPEVITLSFSQTEFFAVTAYQNLRITQLKIDYNPFAKGFREDAVNARSTKAKNGVSGEETENELKLSKESTTLNNLKTLFMKRSAAAKVNKDQNVPSPTNGEKKIVNGDAPVEDRDKSTKKRPLSGAFSDFLKGAHVKVKRLSLDNIEKNCVVLQTDAGGTSGKQEAISSKPETVMDDIHRCNNTDTSSKKELIKLDEIKMVIDEHKDNKITLLPSDKKVQNSDEKKKENLSSLDTEAEPEAKTKKTLPHKRPEPVPLPLLAQFLKRRKFKTKSTTPTPEAPRFTVDCKPQLTSESSPDLISSTPLANTQIDSQPSLTSSSSTEDASNMTSTFTASLSSPSLTVDPLIQEEEXQPLRFSPSPSDSESLLSPNTSSPAKSNFDPSFDSISDVFSNTENVSVQGLVNTLMSQSDISSVFTCNVLDDTDSPTTPAVKTNVVITSDNPTVTTSPNSAFDVPSSKNNEIVPNQELSSMPQVEIESFSDCLLENSNGLCTELFTQEVLDTNDESLSLPLDDPSSPTFSLPSPALSSPDPFPPDLFSDRPLPPRKALDSCPERLLDCTGISSSDIFTLLCDIPAAPINHLDSFQGRIFNGPLDSVSSSQSRSGLFNESIDLFSQRPPDKPGPVKDIQSTVNCESNETALSDHPVPEPTKQSSHGSTPTKKSNKKQKKVGKLKHGDDDEVFEGPVPAPMQPSLEDVEGQLFASFMSKTALEIHLGDDAKTGVAQKTLETSGDNCGGIEEKIKVLEKDLLHDLKLMKHRQVIHPVLQEVGLKLHLLDLNLPIDLQYLGVHLPIPPPVLLPEESPASSQVQFVSRTGKTTDVTKIKGWRDKFAGSGSLSEGVSSVETGQNNLSAFCSDMLDEYLASEGKLIDERAANLSQTDTTTVAYQLPTKSTSYVRTLDSVLKKQVPPSLSSSSKHSTPTSSKSKPMFNSKVGNQSKKNLKSGKGNQVLSTTKPTKPVSGGDKLMSLNKVQQSKRLERNKIRKASKSLSTEKVLAEIPAVVASDKTPRFEDSGSTAASSTGGRSPGLTKTLVKLMDVEDGAVWEGKRRTCITEERAAIALTALVTAESATKANPDAMRIIKRRAPPCLNVFCRLGCLCASLLHQRRHHHCGKPECMLGCSCLRRKVIALKSPKEEDCITEEPEPQGLSEDNKTKLKKNKKRKTYVLTDPEAAPEPAKRVNTLWESKSEESDSEIFCPPPPRVLPPQLLSKDLQHDLERFFSPPKPKRVGERNLNMMEESSEMDNHLTCSRVRPFRPCRNKRKMPVDQQHIPQIPKRDVEEGELVPLNLSDTIKRLEIISECSWSSTDSRNDVMGVVCKNMAQDRLTNPFWVGKYYIQPISKTVQETEEGSVHTYKVKISEPVEKKKEDKNVSQNDVQTESIQPVEKIEVKGLPFLARCSPAGLLKAEKKAPNAPGQIMVNGKPYPQAKLELGKMGALHPANRLAAYITGRICPVGQSVATFVTTSTTAKASTTVPVTNVATVTSVTSACASTITSPFKTAVTNPPAGQVFTQFVVNHINSQNQASTSAPHLKSSPPKIVIPSSLLMVGREAGVPGVALSSLKTGGHNVTPTPSSGSPTSGKKTVLITVVSRKAGTTSSGPQVEKPVTHICPPQTSGQKMTLQVVKTADGNTLYRNPSGQLIRLVPLSQIKSMTPSSLPKGPTTLFRLPAPNVVSPNKPQSGSTITVTSSSPTSQTQAKYTYTVPAPAFLSSKPVTLTTSKSVSFNSLPSTLKVSPTFLGQSGTCTLRILPPNTLKDTASSTPTSSPSLSQGGFTLLKPSSATLQNQDSTTSETIASVSSGSTEGPVSQVQPLLDLSKRSDMVSAKQDRAHDSRMSESSAVNTSQISSSTTTSPKPTWCSPSSFSHRELGELEGSDLAANPYEKEGECDTDQQEEGNGSDGSELTDDSDLYSEDDQDDSYSDSDKDELGPVEDEDEDGLDSEMKDPAEVVVDIESFEESVEKMKITLLKESAKKQNLLHRRQKHTDDQKIKRVHNERVRRSTLKERFLNLQLTLKKSLKNISRNGILTLAKEEIESLVQQESFLVMYRHKLIIEREQYLQTLSMMSDKSEESISQKLNEIVAKQKTLEAQNEARAMTSQLKQTKPKPSPKPKHFSKSTNPSSKPKSSGLQKEKDVVSEHTQSPSKPIDLSLKKQRSLEKPESITEDSTSKPKELDSNRSTPTAPVKDKSSVSLPLQPIASSIYSKSAPVPIPITLLPISRERPNILSCSQTTPASPVKEPLVTNKVIPLMPLQPIGITALGPQQSTTPGVASASISVAAMPQPLGVENPLPMLQPQLIKISNSPVDINTQVEPINLSNVSNVISLVPPVKNPVVPQQVVLEKMDTTPAVQAQTISIQSHLEEREAIDGKPKESPKQPIGGDVLTTSVTSPNQDGLDKKGQENTNDAEDENLMSLLDELVLLSQQLSNDSPEPMNEDQNHVMPDKESSQSDHQEDTERDDDRALSPLFLTLDEDLMSPECSKDELDDIPPKVDDLVKVIFGSDSPTTSSESGVATSTNAPSPQPPTSSVTSDALTPPPLLHMKATCGAVLGHSASEGANVTWRPMPKLVPLGLKDAVLNKVNGSSVLKSDSKAQDV from the exons ATGTGTCCAGATGACTTCTTATCTCCCATGGCCAATACCGAGAAGCAGGGTGCCATGGTGCTTCATGAGGAGGGCATGACTGCCCCTACACTGGCACCTTCACCTTCCTCTGCACCTTCTCTCTTTGTTGTCCTTAAACAGGTGCATCCTGGTGATGTTTTGAAAGACAAGGGTAGTTTATTAGCTATTAGCGAGGCAAATAGTATAATGAAGTCTGCAGTCAGTTCAGCTGCAACAGGCTTACATTCAACATCATCCATGTCACTTTCAGACGCCACCACACATGTGGAGAACATGCCAGCAGATGCTCGATATAAGGGCATCACAGTTACACTGGACAACAACAGTATGTGGAATGAATTTAGTAGGTGCCAGACTGAGATGATTCTGACCAAGCAGGGTCGTAGGATGTTCCCCTACTGCCGCTTTCGTCTCTCTGGTATGGAACCTTTCCAGAGTTACTTGCTAGCGATGGATATCGTTCCAGTTGATAACCACAGATACAAATGGAGTGGCAAAGGATGGGAGACCAACGGAAAGGCGGACTCTCACATTTCACGCTTGTTTGTACACCCAGAATCCCCTGCTACAGGCCTGCACTGGATGCAGTACCCTGTTTCTTTTTACCGACTGAAGCTTTGCAACAACACCTTGGACCAGGAGGGCCACATCATTTTACACTCAATGCACCGGTACCTTCCTCGACTTCATATCATACCTGCAGACAAAGACAGTGAAGACATTCGGATAGACAGGCCTGAGGTTATAACGCTCAGTTTTTCTCAGACAGAGTTCTTTGCCGTCACAGCCTATCAAAACCTGCGTATCACCCAGCTCAAAATTGACTACAACCCCTTCGCCAAAGGCTTCAGGGAGGATGCGGTCAACGCCCGATCAACGAAGGCCAAGAATGGAGTATCGGGTGAAGAAACGGAGAATGAGCTTAAGCTAAGCAAAGAGTCAACAACCTTGAATAATTTGAAGACTTTGTTCATGAAGAGAAGTGCTGCTGCAAAGGTCAATAAGGATCAGAATGTCCCCAGCCCAACAAATGGGGAGAAGAAAATTGTTAATGGTGATGCTCCTGTTGAGGATAGAGATAAGAG CACTAAGAAGCGTCCATTGTCAGGAGCATTTTCGGACTTCCTTAAAGGTGCACATGTGAAAGTCAAAAGGTTATCGCTGGACAATATCGAGAAAAATTGTGTTGTCCTGCAAACTGACGCAGGTGGCACAAGTGGAAAACAAGAAGCGATATCATCCAAACCAGAGACTGTAATGGATGACATTCACAGATGTAACAACACAGACACAAGCTCAAAAAAAGAGTTGATAAAACTAgatgaaattaaaatggtaaTAGATGAACATAAAGATAATAAGATTACATTGTTACCCAGTgataaaaaagtacaaaactcAGATGAAAAGAAAAAGGAGAACCTTTCTTCTCTGGACACTGAGGCTGAGCCTGAagcaaagacaaagaaaacCTTACCACACAAACGACCAGAACCTGTACCCCTACCTCTCCTCGCTCAGTTTCTTAAACGGAgaaagtttaaaacaaaatctacCACCCCAACACCTGAAGCTCCTCGCTTCACCGTGGACTGTAAACCTCAGTTAACATCTGAAAGCTCACCTGACCTAATCTCTTCCACCCCTTTGGCGAACACTCAAATAGATTCACAACCATCGCTTACCTCATCATCATCAACAGAAGATGCCAGTAACATGACATCTACATTCACTGCTTCATTATCATCTCCCTCTTTAACTGTAGATCCCTTAATACAAGAAGAAGAATAACAACCTCTGAGGTTTTCACCTTCTCCATCTGACAGTGAATCTTTACTTTCCCCCAACACTTCATCTCCCGCTAAATCTAATTTTGACCCTTCATTTGACAGTATCTCGGATGTATTTAGTAATACTGAAAATGTTTCTGTGCAAGGTCTTGTCAACACACTCATGTCTCAGTCAGACATTTCATCTGTTTTtacttgtaatgttttggaTGACACTGATTCGCCCACTACACCTGCAGTTAAGACCAATGTTGTCATCACATCAGACAACCCAACTGTGACCACATCACCAAACTCTGCTTTTGATGTTCCATCAAGTAAGAACAATGAGATCGTTCCCAACCAGGAACTGTCCTCCATGCCTCAAGTTGAGATTGAATCTTTTTCTGATTGTCTCTTGGAAAACTCCAATGGCTTGTGTACTGAGCTTTTTACCCAGGAGGTTCTGGACACAAATGATGAGTCTCTTTCCTTGCCATTGGATGACCCATCTTCCCCAACCTTTTCATTACCCAGCCCAGCTCTTTCCTCACCCGACCCCTTTCCTCCAGATCTATTCAGTGACCGACCTCTACCTCCCCGAAAGGCCCTTGATTCTTGCCCAGAGAGGCTGTTGGATTGCACAGGCATATCCTCTTctgacatttttacattattatgtGACATACCCGCAGCTCCTATAAACCACCTCGATTCATTTCAAGGAAGAATATTTAATGGACCGTTAGATTCGGTGTCGTCAAGTCAAAGCAGATCAGGACTTTTCAATGAATCCATTGACTTGTTTTCTCAAAGACCACCTGATAAACCAGGTCCTGTTAAAGACATTCAATCAACTGTTAATTGTGAGAGCAATGAGACCGCTCTTTCTGATCATCCTGTTCCTGAGCCAACCAAACAGTCCTCTCATGGAAGCACTCCAACAAAGAAATccaacaaaaaacagaaaaaagtagGAAAGTTGAAGCacggtgatgatgatgaggtgtTTGAAGGACCCGTACCTGCCCCAATGCAGCCTAGCCTGGAGGATGTAGAAGGACAATTATTTGCCTCGTTCATGTCTAAG acAGCTCTTGAGATTCACCTTGGAGATGATGCCAAAACAGGGGTGGCCCAGAAAACATTGGAGACCTCTG GTGACAACTGTGGAGGTATAGAGGAAAAGATTAAGGTGCTTGAGAAAGACCTTTTACATGATCTGAAGTTGATGAAGCACAGGCAGGTTATTCATCCGGTGCTGCAAGAAG ttGGACTAAAACTGCATCTGCTAGACCTCAACCTGCCGATTGACCTGCAGTATTTGGGTGTTCACTTACCCATACCTCCACCTGTTCTCTTACCTGAAGAGAGTCCAGCATCATCACAGG TCCAGTTTGTTTCCAGAACAGGGAAAACCACTGACGTCACCAAAATTAAAGGTTGGAGGGATAAATTTGCTGGTTCAGGATCTCTGAGTGAAG GCGTATCAAGCGTCGAAACAGGGCAGAATAACCTCTCAGCGTTCTGCAGTGATATGTTGGATGAGTATCTGGCCAGTGAGGGCAAACTGATTGATGAACGAGCTGCCAACTTGTCCCAGACCGACACCACGACTGTGGCATACCAGCTACCCACTAAGAGCACCAGCTATGTCCGCACCTTGGATAGTGTGCTTAAGAAACAAGTACCTCCCTCTTTATCCTCCTCATCCAAACATTCAACTCCAACATCCAGTAAATCCAAGCCAATGTTCAACTCCAAAGTAGGCAatcaatctaaaaaaaatctgaaatctgGCAAAGGAAACCAGGTTCTTAGTACCACGAAACCAACCAAACCAGTCAGCGGAGGGGACAAATTGATGAGCTTAAACAAGGTCCAGCAAAGCAAAAGATTGGAAAGGAACAAAATTAGAAAGGCATCGAAGAGTTTAAGCACTGAAAAGGTTCTCGCAGAAATACCTGCCGTGGTAGCTTCTGATAAGACTCCCAGGTTTGAGGACTCTGGATCAACAGCAGCGAGCAGCACAGGTGGACGCAGTCCAGGTTTGACCAAGACTCTGGTGAAGCTGATGGATGTGGAAGATGGAGCAGTATGGGAAGGCAAACGTCGTACTTGtatcacagaagaaagagcagCCATTGCGCTAACAGCTCTCGTCACTGCTGAA AGTGCAACAAAGGCAAACCCTGATGCCATGAGAATTATAAAACGACGGGCGCCACCCTGCCTTAACGTCTTCTGCAGGCTCGGCTGCCTGTGTGCCAGTCTGCTTCATCAGAGGCGACATCATCACTGTGGCAAACCGGAGTGCATGTTGGGCTGCAGCTGTCTGCGACGCAAAGTTATCGCGCTGAAGAGCCCTAAAGAGGAAGACTGTATAACAGAGGAGCCTGAACCTCAGGGTCTGTCAGAGGATAACAAGACTAAATTGAAGAagaacaaaaagagaaaaacttATG TTCTAACAGATCCTGAGGCAGCACCTGAGCCGGCCAAGCGTGTCAATACTTTATGGGAATCAAAAAGCGAGGAATCTGATTCAGAAATCTTCTGCCCGCCTCCTCCGAGAGTTCTCCCTCCACAACTACTGTCAAAAGATCTACAACACGACCTGGAACGTTTTTTCAGTCCCCCGAAACCGAAGAGG GTGGGAGAGAGAAATTTGAATATGATGGAGGAGAGCAGCGAAATGGATAATCATTTGACTTGCTCTCGTGTTCGACCATTTCGACCGTGTCGTAATAAACGAAAAATG ccGGTTGACCAACAGCACATCCCACAGATCCCTAAACGAG ATGTCGAGGAGGGAGAGCTTGTACCTCTTAATTTGTCTGACACTATCAAGCGGCTCGAGATCATATCCGAGTGCAGTTGGTCAAGTACAGACAGCAGAAATGACGTTATGGGGGTGGTGTGCAAGAACATGGCTCAAGATCGTTTAACGAACCCTTTCTGGGTTGGCAAGTATTACATTCAGCCGATTTCTAAGACTGTACAGGAGACAGAGGAAGGTTCTGTCCACACCTACAAGGTCAAGATATCAGAGCCTGTGGAGAAGAAGAAAGAAGATAAGAATGTTTCGCAGAATGATGTCCAAACAGAGTCCATACAGCCTGTAGAGAAGATTGAGGTGAAAGGTTTGCCCTTCCTTGCCAGGTGTTCCCCTGCTGGCTTGCTCAAGGCGGAGAAAAAAGCTCCTAATGCCCCGGGACAGATAATG GTCAATGGAAAGCCATACCCACAAGCCAAGCTGGAACTGGGCAAGATGGGGGCACTGCACCCTGCCAATCGATTGGCAGCTTACATCACAGGAAGAATATGTCCAGTCGGTCAGTCTGTGGCTACCTTTGTAACAACATCAACCACTGCGAAGGCCTCTACAACCGTTCCGGTCACCAATGTGGCCACAGTAACCTCAGTTACCAGCGCATGTGCTTCTACAATCACATCACCCTTCAAGACTGCTG TGACCAACCCCCCAGCGGGACAGGTCTTCACCCAGTTTGTGGTCAACCACATCAACTCTCAAAATCAGGCCAGCACTAGCGCCCCACACTTAAAGTCTTCTCCTCCAAAAATTGTCATCCCCTCCTCTTTGCTAATGGTTGGCAGAGAGGCTGGGGTTCCTGGTGTTGCTCTGTCTTCTCTAAAAACAG GTGGACATAATGTAACTCCAACCCCTTCATCTGGATCTCCCACGTCAGGAAAGAAGACTGTTTTGATTACAGTTGTGTCCCGTAAAGCAGGGACCACTAGTAGTGGACCACAGGTAGAAAAACCCGTCACACATATTTGCCCTCCACAGACCTCAGGCCAAAAGATGACACTTCAAGTGGTGAAAACAGCCGATGGCAACACGCTGTACCGTAATCCCAGTGGTCAACTCATTCGGCTGGTGCCTCTTAGTCAAATCAAATCCATGACGCCCAGCAGCCTCCCTAAAGGTCCAA CAACCCTGTTTCGCTTGCCAGCACCTAATGTGGTTTCTCCGAATAAGCCTCAGAGCGGCAGTACCATCACAGTCACGTCATCCAGCCCGACAAGCCAAACACAAGCAAAATATACATACACTGTACCAGCCCCAGCATTTTTAAGTAGCAAGCCGGTCACTCTCACTACATCCAAGTCGGTCTCATTCAACAGTCTTCCTTCCACCCTTAAAGTTAGCCCGACGTTTCTGGGACAGTCTGGCACTTGCACGTTAAGAATTCTCCCTCCAAATACTCTCAAAGACACTGCAAGTAGCACTCCGACCTCTTCCCCTAGCCTCTCACAGGGCGGTTTCACATTACTCAAACCTTCAAGTGCAACTTTACAGAATCAAGACTCCACCACGTCTGAAACCATTGCTTCTGTTAGCTCAGGTTCAACAGAGGGTCCAGTCAGTCAGGTCCAACCGTTACTTGATTTGAGTAAGCGATCCGACATGGTTTCTGCTAAACAGGATCGCGCCCACGATTCCAGAATGTCTGAAAGTTCAGCTGTAAACACATCACAGATTTCATCCTCTACCACCACTTCTCCAAAACCCACATGGTGTTCTCCATCTAGCTTCTCACATAGGGAGCTTGGAGAACTGGAAGGTTCAGATTTAGCTGCTAATCCCTATGAGAAGGAAGGAGAATGTGACACGGATCAGCAAGAGGAAGGGAACGGATCGGACGGATCAGAATTAACGGACGACTCCGACTTGTACAGTGAAGATGACCAAGATGATTCGTACAGT GATTCTGATAAAGATGAGCTGGGGCCGGTtgaggatgaggatgaggaCGGGTTGGATTCAGAGATGAAAGATCCTGCAGAGGTGGTGGTTGATATTGAGTCCTTTGAAGAGTCGGTGGAGAAAATGAAGATTACACTACTAAAGGAATCTGCCAAAAAGCAAAATCTGCTTCACAG ACGGCAGAAGCACACTGATGATCAGAAGATCAAG AGGGTTCACAATGAGAGAGTGAGGCGCAGCACGTTAAAAGAACGCTTTCTGAACCTTCAGTTGACCCTCAAGAAATCTTTGAAGAACATCTCCAGAAATGGAATCCTCACACTG GCTAAAGAAGAGATTGAGTCCCTAGTGCAGCAGGAGAGCTTTTTAGTGATGTACAGACACAAGTTAATAATTGAAAGAGAGCAATATCTACAGACGCTTTCCATGATGTCTG ACAAGAGTGAAGAGTCCATCAGCCAGAAGCTTAATGAAATTgttgcaaaacaaaaaactctTGAGGCCCAGAACGAAGCGAGAGCGATGACGTCCCAGCTTAAGCAGACAAAACCCAAACCCAGTCCAAAACCCAAGCATTTTTCTAAATCAACTAATCCCAGTAGTAAACCCAAAAGTTCAGGATTGCAAAAAGAAAAGGATGTTGTTTCCGAACACACGCAGTCTCCTTCCAAGCCAATAGACTTGagtcttaaaaaacaaagaaGTCTGGAAAAACCAGAAAGTATAACAGAAGATTCAACCTCAAAACCTAAAGAACTCGATAGCAACAGAAGCACTCCTACAGCTCCAGTTAAAGACAAAAGCAGCGTCTCCTTACCTCTTCAGCCAATCGCTAGTTCCATTTATTCTAAATCTGCACCTGTGCCCATTCCTATAACACTCTTACCGATATCACGCGAGAGGCCTAACATCCTGTCATGCTCACAGACCACACCAGCATCTCCAGTCAAAGAGCCTCTTGTAACTAACA aagtAATTCCTCTGATGCCTCTTCAGCCCATTGGCATCACCGCACTTGGGCCGCAGCAGTCAACCACACCAG GTGTAGCATCTGCGTCCATATCAGTTGCTGCAATGCCACAGCCACTCGGAGTGGAAAATCCTCTTCCGATGTTGCAGCCTCAGTTGATCAAAATTTCAAACAGCCCTGTTGACATTAACACACAAG tGGAACCCATCAACCTTTCCAACGTCTCCAACGTCATTTCCCTGGTTCCACCAGTTAAGAATCCGGTAGTACCACAGCAGGTTGTGCTTGAGAAGATGGACACTACACCAGCTGTCCAGGCACAGACCATCTCTATCCAGTCTCATTTGGAAGAAAGAGAGGCTATTGATGGTAAACCCAAGGAATCACCAAAGCAACCTATAGGAGGAGATGTACTGACAACATCTGTGACGTCCCCCAACCAGGATGGATTGGACAAGAAGGGTCAAGAGAACACCAATGATGCTGAAGATGAAAATCTGATGTCTTTGCTAGACGAACTTGTTCTTCTCAGTCAGCAGTTGAGTAACGACTCCCCCGAACCAATGAATGAAGATCAGAACCATGTTATGCCCGATAAAGAAAGCTCACAGTCCGACCATCAGGAAGATACAGAACGGGATGATGATCGTGCGCTCAGCCCCTTATTTCTAACTCTCGATGAAGATCTGATGTCTCCAGAGTGCTCCAAAGATGAACTGGATGATATTCCACCTAAAGTCGACGACTTGGTCAAAGTCATCTTCGGGTCAGATTCACCAACCACTTCGTCTGAATCTGGGGTTGCGACATCAACAAACGCTCCTAGTCCACAACCTCCGACAAGCAGCGTTACAAGTGATGCTCTTACTCCACCTCCTCTGTTGCACATGAAAGCGACGTGCGGGGCCGTTTTGGGTCACTCCGCCAGCGAAGGGGCTAATGTGACATGGCGGCCGATGCCTAAACTTGTTCCTTTAGGGTTAAAGGATGCTGTTCTGAATAAGGTGAACGGTTCGTCTGTTCTCAAATCGGACTCAAAGGCGCAGGATGTTTAG